The Natrinema sp. HArc-T2 genome has a segment encoding these proteins:
- a CDS encoding cold-shock protein, translated as MAKGTVAFFNDTGGYGFIETDDADEDVFFHMEDIGGPDLEEGQELEFDIEEAEKGPRATNVERL; from the coding sequence ATGGCGAAAGGTACGGTCGCATTCTTCAACGACACTGGCGGCTACGGATTCATCGAGACTGACGACGCGGACGAGGACGTGTTCTTCCACATGGAGGACATCGGCGGTCCTGACTTAGAAGAGGGTCAGGAGCTGGAGTTCGACATCGAGGAGGCCGAGAAGGGGCCACGCGCGACGAACGTCGAGCGGCTCTAG
- a CDS encoding AAA family ATPase has protein sequence MTDTNPPVDAGTEPTAEDDHLETATVERLCADIEANVSRVIVGHEDVIEHVVIALLGRGHVLLDDVPGVGKTMLARSIATSVDCSFSRIQFTPDLLPTDVTGVNVFNQQTREFEFQPGPVFGNIVLGDEINRAPPKTQAALLEAMEEQQVTTDGQTRALPTPFTVIATQNAVEPNRTYDLPFAEVDRFMKKLQLGYPDPDEEADLLGRTVGDHPIEALEPVTDRETLIAARKTVSTVQVAEPVREYVTRLAAYTREHAHIGVSPRGSISLLRAAQARAAANGREYVLPDDVQIEAPVVMSHRIKTTDRDRDGDTVVDDALERVPVE, from the coding sequence ATGACTGATACCAATCCACCAGTAGATGCAGGTACCGAGCCGACCGCCGAGGACGATCACCTCGAGACCGCGACAGTCGAACGGCTCTGTGCCGACATCGAAGCGAACGTCTCACGCGTCATCGTCGGCCACGAGGACGTCATCGAACACGTCGTCATCGCCTTGCTGGGCCGTGGCCACGTCCTACTCGATGACGTTCCCGGCGTCGGTAAGACCATGCTCGCGCGGTCAATCGCCACGTCGGTCGACTGTTCGTTCAGCCGCATCCAGTTTACGCCCGATCTCCTGCCGACCGACGTCACCGGCGTCAACGTTTTCAACCAGCAAACCCGTGAGTTCGAGTTCCAGCCCGGCCCCGTCTTCGGCAACATCGTCCTCGGTGACGAGATCAACCGCGCGCCACCCAAGACCCAGGCCGCGTTGCTCGAGGCGATGGAAGAACAACAGGTCACCACTGACGGCCAGACGCGTGCGCTACCGACGCCGTTTACCGTGATCGCGACGCAGAACGCTGTCGAGCCGAACCGGACCTACGACCTGCCCTTTGCCGAGGTCGATCGCTTCATGAAGAAACTCCAGCTTGGCTACCCCGATCCCGACGAGGAAGCCGACCTGCTCGGTCGGACCGTCGGCGACCATCCCATCGAGGCGCTCGAGCCGGTGACCGACCGCGAGACGCTCATCGCTGCCCGAAAGACCGTCTCGACGGTGCAAGTCGCAGAGCCAGTCAGGGAGTACGTGACGCGACTCGCCGCGTACACCCGCGAGCACGCACACATCGGTGTCAGCCCTCGCGGGTCGATCTCGCTGTTGCGTGCGGCACAGGCACGTGCCGCCGCGAACGGTCGGGAGTACGTCCTCCCCGACGACGTTCAGATCGAGGCACCCGTGGTGATGAGCCATCGGATCAAGACGACCGATCGCGATCGTGACGGGGACACGGTCGTCGACGACGCCCTCGAGCGCGTTCCCGTCGAATGA
- a CDS encoding DUF58 domain-containing protein, which produces MRLTRRGWTVVAAAGGAVALSWQYGPRALNAVVVPLVVVLLAGLVTVSRTDRPRVTRQPVAEGFVGEHRTVTVTIETDSPLAATVRDTVGDGLSTATAPVAAITLEDEQTVTYDIELAHRGSHRVGPLEIVVSDVAGLVERRFAYTDRTPVLVYPQLHELGRGAVDDLQALAGVTDRHEREAFDHLREYRRGDPLRDVHWKSAAKHPDGELLVREYDDGEGAGAVTVAAGCFAGCDDELAAAAATVVTALLEQGASVGLVVPNGREPPGAGREHHRSLLGLLAVVGAGDLDERTRQAADVLVRTDAHGTTIVTDDSKLPFDEVTSGDHREVTV; this is translated from the coding sequence ATGAGACTCACACGCCGTGGCTGGACCGTCGTCGCCGCCGCGGGCGGAGCCGTTGCACTGAGCTGGCAATACGGTCCTCGAGCGCTGAACGCGGTCGTCGTCCCGCTGGTCGTCGTCTTGCTTGCCGGCCTCGTCACGGTCAGCCGTACAGATCGACCACGCGTCACCCGCCAGCCCGTCGCCGAGGGGTTCGTCGGTGAGCACCGGACAGTCACAGTCACGATCGAGACCGACAGCCCGCTCGCCGCGACCGTCCGCGACACCGTCGGCGACGGTCTCTCGACGGCTACAGCACCCGTTGCCGCGATCACACTCGAGGACGAACAGACGGTCACCTACGACATCGAACTCGCACACCGAGGCAGCCATCGAGTCGGCCCGCTCGAGATCGTCGTCAGCGACGTTGCCGGGCTCGTCGAACGCCGTTTCGCGTACACGGACCGCACGCCCGTGCTCGTCTATCCGCAGCTCCACGAGCTCGGTCGGGGTGCGGTCGACGACCTGCAGGCGCTGGCCGGCGTCACCGATCGCCACGAACGCGAGGCGTTCGACCACCTCCGTGAGTACCGTCGCGGAGATCCGCTGCGCGACGTTCACTGGAAGAGCGCGGCCAAACACCCCGACGGCGAGTTGCTCGTCAGGGAGTACGACGACGGCGAGGGAGCCGGTGCCGTCACCGTCGCCGCCGGCTGTTTCGCCGGCTGTGACGACGAACTGGCAGCCGCCGCCGCGACCGTCGTGACTGCCCTCCTCGAGCAGGGGGCGTCAGTCGGGCTCGTCGTTCCCAACGGGAGAGAACCACCGGGAGCGGGACGGGAACACCACCGGTCGCTCCTCGGCCTGCTCGCCGTCGTCGGTGCCGGCGACCTCGACGAACGGACGCGACAGGCCGCCGACGTGCTGGTTCGGACCGACGCACACGGAACGACGATCGTCACCGATGACAGCAAACTCCCCTTCGATGAGGTCACCAGTGGCGACCACCGGGAGGTGACGGTATGA